The following coding sequences lie in one Mesorhizobium sp. NZP2298 genomic window:
- the cyoC gene encoding cytochrome o ubiquinol oxidase subunit III yields MATATGTEPVFHLEEEHAHAEGGSTMLGFWLYLMSDCLIFAMLFAAYGVLGANYAAGPAPKDLFDLNLVAVNTAMLLFSSITYGFAMLTMDKGRIAATQAWLAVTGLFGLAFLSIELYEFAHMIHEGATPQRSAFLSSFFTLVGTHGLHVTFGIVWLVTLMTQVARFGLIEANRRRLMCLSMFWHFLDVVWIGVFTFVYLMGMLR; encoded by the coding sequence ATGGCAACCGCGACCGGAACCGAACCGGTCTTTCACCTGGAAGAAGAGCATGCGCACGCCGAAGGCGGCAGCACCATGCTCGGCTTCTGGCTCTATTTGATGAGCGACTGCCTGATCTTCGCGATGCTTTTCGCGGCCTATGGCGTGCTCGGCGCCAACTACGCCGCGGGTCCGGCGCCCAAGGACCTGTTCGACCTCAATCTGGTGGCGGTCAACACCGCCATGCTGCTCTTCTCCTCGATCACCTATGGCTTTGCCATGCTGACCATGGACAAGGGCCGGATCGCGGCGACCCAAGCCTGGCTTGCGGTGACCGGCCTGTTCGGCCTGGCCTTCTTGTCCATCGAGCTCTACGAATTCGCCCACATGATCCATGAAGGCGCAACACCGCAGCGCAGTGCCTTCCTGTCGTCCTTCTTCACCCTGGTCGGCACGCACGGGCTGCATGTCACCTTCGGCATTGTCTGGCTGGTGACGCTGATGACGCAAGTCGCCCGGTTCGGCCTCATCGAAGCCAACCGCCGCCGGCTGATGTGCCTCTCGATGTTCTGGCACTTCCTCGACGTCGTCTGGATCGGCGTCTTCACCTTTGTCTATCTGATGGGGATGTTGCGATGA
- the cyoB gene encoding cytochrome o ubiquinol oxidase subunit I, with protein sequence MPDTLTKFIFGRLTWDSLPLHEPIVVATFIAVALGGIALFGAITYFKLWTYLWREWFTSVDHKKIGIMYMVLGLVMLLRGFSDAIMMRLQQAIAFNGSEGYLNSHHYDQIFTAHGVIMIFFVAMPFVTGLMNFVVPLQIGARDVSFPFLNNFSFWMTVGGAILVMASLFVGEFARTGWLAYPPLSGIGYSPDVGVDYYIWALQVAGVGTTLSGINLICTIIKMRAPGMTMMRMPVFTWTSLCTNVLIVASFPVLTAVLALLSLDRYVGTNFFTNDFGGNPMMYVNLIWIWGHPEVYILILPLFGVFSEVTSTFSGKRLFGYTSMVYATVVITILSYLVWLHHFFTMGSGASVNSFFGITTMIISIPTGAKIFNWLFTMYRGRIRFELPMMWTVAFMLTFTVGGMTGVLLAVPPADFVLHNSLFLIAHFHNVIIGGVLFGLFAGIAYWWPKAFGFKLDPFWGKVSFWCWVVGFWFAFMPLYILGLMGVTRRMRVFDDPSLQIWFVIAAFGAVLIAVGIAAFLIQIFVSIRRREALADPTGDPWDGRTLEWSTSSPPPAYNFAFTPVVRDNDAWWDMKKAGYTRPLSGFRPIHMPSNTGTGIILAAFSVALGFGMIWYIWWLAALSFVCLIATAIGHTFNYHRDFHIPAAEVTQTEEARTTLLAAQG encoded by the coding sequence ATGCCCGATACGCTGACCAAGTTCATCTTCGGCCGTCTCACCTGGGACTCGCTGCCGCTGCACGAGCCGATCGTCGTGGCCACCTTCATCGCGGTGGCGCTTGGCGGCATCGCCCTTTTTGGCGCGATCACCTATTTCAAGCTGTGGACCTATCTGTGGCGCGAGTGGTTCACCAGCGTCGACCACAAGAAGATCGGCATCATGTACATGGTGCTCGGCCTCGTCATGCTGCTGCGCGGCTTCTCCGACGCCATCATGATGCGCCTGCAGCAGGCCATCGCCTTCAACGGTTCCGAGGGCTACCTCAATTCGCATCACTACGACCAGATTTTCACGGCGCACGGCGTGATCATGATCTTCTTCGTGGCGATGCCCTTCGTCACCGGGCTGATGAACTTCGTCGTGCCGCTGCAGATCGGCGCGCGCGACGTCTCCTTCCCCTTCCTCAACAACTTCAGCTTCTGGATGACGGTCGGCGGCGCGATCCTGGTCATGGCATCGCTGTTTGTCGGCGAATTCGCCCGCACAGGCTGGCTCGCCTATCCGCCGCTCTCCGGCATCGGCTACAGTCCCGACGTCGGCGTCGATTATTACATCTGGGCGCTGCAGGTGGCGGGCGTCGGTACGACGCTGTCGGGCATCAACCTCATCTGCACGATCATCAAGATGCGCGCGCCCGGCATGACGATGATGCGCATGCCTGTCTTCACCTGGACGTCGCTGTGCACCAACGTGCTCATCGTGGCGTCCTTTCCGGTGTTGACGGCGGTGCTCGCGCTGCTGTCGCTCGACCGCTATGTCGGTACCAACTTCTTCACCAACGACTTCGGCGGCAACCCGATGATGTATGTGAACCTCATCTGGATATGGGGTCACCCGGAAGTCTACATCCTCATCCTGCCGCTGTTCGGCGTCTTTTCCGAGGTCACCTCGACCTTCTCCGGCAAGCGCCTGTTCGGCTATACCTCGATGGTATACGCCACGGTGGTCATCACCATCCTGTCGTACCTTGTCTGGCTGCACCACTTCTTCACCATGGGCTCCGGCGCCAGCGTCAATTCCTTCTTCGGCATCACCACGATGATCATCTCGATCCCGACCGGGGCGAAGATCTTCAACTGGCTGTTCACCATGTATCGCGGCCGCATCCGCTTCGAACTGCCGATGATGTGGACGGTGGCCTTCATGCTCACCTTCACCGTTGGCGGCATGACCGGCGTGCTGCTTGCCGTGCCGCCGGCGGACTTCGTGCTGCACAACAGCCTGTTCCTGATCGCGCATTTCCACAACGTCATCATCGGCGGCGTGCTGTTCGGCCTGTTCGCCGGCATTGCCTACTGGTGGCCCAAGGCCTTCGGGTTCAAGCTCGATCCGTTCTGGGGCAAGGTGTCGTTCTGGTGCTGGGTAGTCGGCTTCTGGTTTGCCTTCATGCCGCTCTACATACTCGGCCTGATGGGGGTGACGCGCCGCATGCGTGTCTTCGACGACCCTTCGCTGCAGATCTGGTTCGTCATCGCCGCCTTCGGCGCGGTGCTGATCGCCGTCGGCATTGCCGCCTTCCTGATCCAGATCTTCGTCTCCATCCGCAGGCGCGAGGCGCTCGCCGATCCGACTGGCGATCCCTGGGATGGCCGCACGCTCGAATGGTCGACGTCCTCGCCGCCTCCCGCCTACAATTTCGCCTTCACGCCTGTCGTGCGCGACAATGACGCCTGGTGGGACATGAAGAAGGCTGGCTACACCAGGCCGCTCTCAGGCTTCAGGCCGATCCACATGCCCAGCAATACCGGCACCGGCATCATCCTGGCAGCCTTCAGCGTCGCGCTCGGTTTCGGCATGATCTGGTACATCTGGTGGCTGGCGGCACTGAGCTTCGTCTGCCTCATAGCCACCGCGATCGGCCACACCTTCAACTATCACCGCGACTTCCACATTCCGGCTGCCGAGGTCACGCAGACGGAGGAGGCGAGGACGACGCTCCTCGCCGCTCAGGGCTAG
- the cyoA gene encoding ubiquinol oxidase subunit II codes for MKRFGALLLFPLAGLLSGCDLVVLAPAGDVAVQQRDLLVVSTLLMLVIIVPVMALTVFFAWRYRQSNASATYAPDWDHSTKLELVIWAAPLLIIICLGALTWLGTHLLDPYRRIDRIEPGQPVTQNHKPLKVEVVALDWKWLFIYPDYGIASVNELAAPVNQPIDFRITSSAVMNSFYIPALAGQIYAMPGMETKLHAVINRPGTYSGFSANYSGAGFSGMRFAFHGLSDEAFDQWVAQSKTASAALNRENYLELEKPSENEPVRHYASVDPDLYGAILNLCVERGKMCMNEMMSIDAKGGLGLAGVRNTLPLQYDKLARRGAVFGNDPSYVASICTAEEAAAAARAASDATQTDWPAKDLSPLRGAGLLRPGTESRRAEADTPSLGLLRREL; via the coding sequence ATGAAACGATTTGGAGCCTTGCTTCTGTTCCCCCTGGCCGGGTTGTTGAGCGGCTGCGATCTGGTCGTGCTCGCGCCCGCCGGCGATGTCGCGGTCCAGCAGCGCGACCTGCTCGTGGTCTCGACCCTGCTGATGCTGGTCATCATCGTGCCGGTCATGGCGCTGACCGTTTTTTTTGCCTGGCGCTACCGGCAATCCAACGCCTCGGCGACCTACGCGCCGGACTGGGACCATTCGACGAAACTGGAATTGGTGATCTGGGCTGCGCCCCTGCTGATCATCATATGTCTCGGGGCGCTGACCTGGCTCGGCACGCACCTGCTCGACCCATACCGCCGGATCGACCGGATCGAGCCCGGCCAGCCGGTCACGCAGAACCACAAGCCGCTCAAGGTTGAGGTCGTGGCGCTCGACTGGAAATGGCTGTTCATCTATCCAGACTACGGCATCGCCTCCGTCAACGAACTGGCGGCGCCGGTCAACCAGCCTATCGACTTCCGCATCACCTCGTCGGCGGTGATGAACTCCTTCTACATTCCGGCATTGGCCGGGCAGATCTATGCCATGCCCGGCATGGAAACGAAGCTGCACGCCGTCATCAACCGACCGGGCACCTATAGCGGCTTCTCGGCCAATTACAGCGGCGCCGGCTTTTCGGGGATGCGCTTTGCCTTCCACGGCCTGTCCGACGAGGCTTTCGACCAGTGGGTGGCGCAGAGCAAGACAGCCTCGGCGGCGCTCAACCGCGAGAACTATCTCGAACTCGAAAAGCCGAGCGAGAACGAGCCGGTCCGCCACTATGCCTCCGTCGATCCCGACCTTTACGGCGCCATCCTCAACCTGTGTGTCGAGCGCGGCAAGATGTGCATGAACGAGATGATGTCGATCGATGCCAAGGGTGGCCTTGGTCTTGCCGGTGTCCGCAACACGCTGCCGCTGCAATACGACAAGCTCGCCCGGCGCGGCGCGGTGTTCGGGAACGATCCGTCCTATGTCGCCAGCATCTGCACGGCGGAGGAAGCGGCTGCCGCGGCACGCGCCGCCAGCGACGCCACGCAGACGGATTGGCCGGCGAAGGATCTTTCCCCGCTGCGCGGGGCGGGACTGCTCAGGCCCGGGACCGAGAGCCGTCGCGCCGAGGCGGATACGCCGTCGCTTGGCCTGTTGCGGCGGGAATTGTGA
- a CDS encoding MFS transporter: protein MAQTSTAETNSELIGSHHGQVSAGDIAVGVIVGRTSEFFDFFVYAIASVIVFPKLVFPTHDPLVGTLYSFCIFALAFVARPFGSMLFMAIDRAYGRGAKLTIALFLLGTSTVAIAFLPAYGDIGAVAVWLLALARIGQGLALGGTWDGLPSLLALNAPRNRRGFYAMIPQLGAPIGLIVASSLFAFFVANLSADDFFTWGWRYPFFVAFAINVVALFARLRIVVTPEFSKLYESGDLQPTRIRDTIRAEGRNVVVGAFVPLASFALFHMVTVFPLSWVFLFTNEGPARFLAIEAVSALFGIAAIVASGPLADRVGRRALLGGSAIAIATFSGFAPQLLDGGAVGEALFMVLGFILLGLSFGQSSGVVASSFSRQHRYTGSAITSDLAWMFGAGFAPLAALLLAGNFGLIAAGAYLLSGAACTLLALWIDGRRPAADRQAD from the coding sequence ATGGCTCAGACTTCGACTGCCGAAACGAACAGCGAGCTGATCGGCTCGCATCATGGCCAGGTCAGCGCGGGCGATATCGCGGTTGGCGTGATTGTCGGCAGGACGTCGGAATTCTTCGACTTCTTCGTCTATGCGATTGCGTCCGTCATCGTGTTTCCCAAGCTGGTGTTTCCCACGCACGATCCGCTTGTCGGAACGCTCTATTCCTTTTGCATCTTCGCACTGGCCTTCGTCGCGCGCCCGTTCGGCTCCATGCTGTTCATGGCCATCGATCGTGCCTATGGCCGCGGCGCGAAACTGACGATCGCGCTGTTCCTGCTCGGCACGTCGACCGTGGCCATCGCGTTTCTGCCTGCCTATGGTGACATCGGTGCGGTCGCGGTGTGGCTTTTGGCGCTTGCCCGCATCGGACAGGGGCTGGCGCTAGGCGGAACATGGGACGGACTGCCCTCCCTGCTGGCGCTGAACGCGCCGCGGAACCGGCGCGGCTTCTATGCCATGATCCCGCAGTTGGGCGCCCCGATCGGCCTCATCGTGGCAAGCTCCCTCTTCGCCTTCTTCGTCGCCAACCTGTCGGCCGACGACTTCTTCACCTGGGGCTGGCGCTATCCCTTCTTCGTCGCCTTTGCCATCAATGTGGTCGCCTTGTTCGCCCGGCTGCGCATTGTCGTCACCCCTGAATTCTCGAAACTGTACGAGAGCGGGGACCTGCAGCCGACGCGCATCAGGGACACGATCCGGGCCGAAGGCCGCAACGTCGTCGTCGGCGCCTTCGTGCCACTGGCAAGCTTCGCCCTGTTCCACATGGTGACGGTGTTTCCGCTCTCCTGGGTGTTCCTATTCACCAACGAAGGGCCGGCGCGTTTCCTGGCGATCGAAGCGGTGAGCGCACTGTTCGGCATTGCGGCCATCGTCGCGTCTGGGCCACTGGCCGATCGCGTTGGACGCCGTGCGCTGCTTGGCGGTTCGGCGATCGCCATCGCGACGTTCAGCGGCTTTGCCCCGCAGCTTCTGGATGGCGGCGCAGTCGGCGAAGCTCTGTTCATGGTGCTGGGCTTCATCCTCCTGGGGCTGAGTTTCGGGCAATCGTCCGGCGTCGTCGCCTCGAGTTTTTCCCGGCAACATCGCTACACCGGCTCGGCAATAACCTCGGATCTGGCGTGGATGTTCGGCGCCGGCTTCGCGCCGCTCGCGGCCCTGCTGCTCGCCGGCAATTTCGGCCTCATCGCCGCGGGCGCCTATCTGCTGTCGGGCGCGGCTTGCACATTGCTCGCCTTGTGGATCGACGGACGTCGTCCTGCCGCGGATCGTCAAGCCGATTAA
- a CDS encoding bile acid:sodium symporter family protein has translation MRRFLPDSFLILLLCTVALASVAPATGTFAGWFAVATNFAVALLFFLHGARLSRDVVVAGLMHWRLHLVILLTTFGLFPLLGLALGYLPASILPKPLYLGILFLCVLPSTVQSSIAFTSMAGGNVPAAICSASASNIFGMFLTPLLVGLLFSIGGHGGFSWNAVSQILVQLLLPFALGQLLEPRIGNWIRSRKTLLMPVDRGSILMVVYLAFSTAVAEGLWHMFSLRDIAVVVVADMVLLGLVLLFTAYGSRLLGFDKADQITITFCGSKKSLASGVPMANVIFAGQGVGAIVLPLMLFHQIQLMVCAMIAQKYASAAHRSAVRQAKPAASVA, from the coding sequence ATGCGCCGCTTTCTGCCGGACTCCTTTCTGATCCTGCTGTTGTGCACCGTCGCGCTTGCGTCTGTCGCGCCAGCAACCGGGACGTTCGCGGGATGGTTCGCGGTTGCGACCAATTTTGCCGTGGCGCTTCTGTTTTTCCTGCATGGTGCGCGGCTATCGCGCGATGTCGTGGTTGCCGGCCTGATGCATTGGCGCCTGCACCTCGTCATCCTTCTGACGACCTTTGGCCTGTTCCCGCTGCTGGGTCTGGCGCTCGGCTATCTCCCTGCCTCGATCCTGCCCAAGCCGCTCTACCTCGGCATTCTTTTTCTGTGTGTCCTGCCCTCGACGGTCCAGTCCTCGATCGCGTTCACCTCGATGGCTGGTGGAAATGTCCCCGCGGCCATCTGCTCGGCTTCCGCCTCCAACATCTTCGGCATGTTCCTCACGCCCCTGCTCGTCGGATTGCTCTTCTCCATCGGCGGTCACGGCGGATTTTCATGGAATGCAGTGAGCCAGATCCTGGTGCAACTGCTCCTGCCCTTTGCGCTCGGACAACTGCTGGAACCGCGGATCGGCAACTGGATACGTTCTCGCAAGACGCTGCTGATGCCTGTCGATCGCGGTTCGATCCTAATGGTCGTCTATCTGGCCTTCAGCACGGCCGTCGCCGAGGGGCTATGGCATATGTTCTCGCTGCGCGATATCGCCGTGGTCGTTGTCGCCGACATGGTGCTGCTCGGCCTCGTGCTTCTGTTCACGGCCTATGGCAGCCGACTTCTCGGCTTCGACAAGGCCGACCAGATCACGATCACCTTCTGCGGCTCGAAGAAGAGCCTGGCGAGCGGCGTCCCGATGGCCAACGTCATCTTTGCCGGCCAGGGCGTCGGCGCGATCGTTCTGCCGCTGATGCTCTTCCACCAGATACAGCTCATGGTCTGCGCCATGATCGCCCAGAAATATGCCAGTGCGGCGCACCGGTCCGCCGTGCGGCAAGCCAAGCCGGCTGCTTCGGTGGCTTAG
- a CDS encoding LysR substrate-binding domain-containing protein, whose translation MLDLVQLRSFVTVQQMGSFTFAAERLGLGQSTVSQHISKLEAAIGRRLLARDTHKVVLTPDGEALLGHARTLLSIEGQVQALFTAQRLRGTLRLGVSEDLVASRLPLVLEDFVRSHPSVDLELTVALSGVLYEMQDNGELDLVLAKRRLGDSRGRLVYREPLVWLARDPEHVLSLAALPLIAFPPPSVTRSIALEALERHRMPWRIVCTCGSLSGLTAAARAGMGVLVQPQSMSPSGLKEIGRLPQLEDVEFVLIPSKGADRALVSALSDDILNKVRGLR comes from the coding sequence ATGCTCGATCTGGTCCAACTTCGCAGCTTCGTCACCGTCCAGCAGATGGGAAGCTTTACCTTCGCGGCCGAGAGGCTGGGACTGGGGCAATCCACCGTCAGCCAGCACATCAGCAAGCTGGAAGCCGCGATTGGCAGGCGGTTGCTGGCCCGGGATACGCACAAGGTGGTGCTGACGCCTGACGGCGAAGCCCTGCTCGGCCATGCGCGGACCCTGTTGTCCATAGAGGGGCAGGTGCAGGCGCTGTTCACCGCGCAGAGGCTGCGCGGCACATTGAGGCTCGGCGTATCCGAGGACCTGGTTGCCAGCCGTCTGCCACTGGTGCTGGAGGATTTCGTCCGGTCTCACCCATCCGTCGATCTCGAACTGACCGTTGCTCTCAGTGGCGTGCTCTACGAGATGCAGGACAATGGCGAACTCGATCTCGTCCTGGCGAAGCGCCGGCTGGGCGACAGCCGTGGCCGGCTCGTCTATCGTGAGCCGCTTGTCTGGCTCGCCCGCGATCCGGAACACGTCCTGTCGCTCGCGGCCTTGCCGTTGATCGCCTTCCCCCCGCCGAGCGTCACGCGCAGCATCGCGCTGGAAGCGCTCGAGCGGCATCGCATGCCGTGGCGCATTGTCTGCACATGCGGAAGCCTGAGCGGACTGACGGCCGCCGCACGCGCCGGGATGGGGGTTCTGGTGCAACCGCAAAGCATGTCGCCTTCAGGCCTCAAGGAGATCGGCCGCCTGCCACAGTTGGAGGATGTGGAATTCGTCCTCATCCCGAGCAAGGGCGCCGACAGGGCGCTCGTCTCAGCGCTTTCGGATGATATTCTGAACAAGGTGAGAGGCCTGCGCTGA
- a CDS encoding L,D-transpeptidase, giving the protein MTRRTKTRFGTDERATGTGGKHAAGLAVVLALGLAFSTLAALAAGTQVYDPKTRQWTDYNRTKAYQYYKLHKQVPESFRPQVVKFRTAEQPGTIIIDGNQHFLYLVQPGQQAIRYGIGVGREGFGWAGIVKVGRMAEWPTWTPPAEMVARDPKARPWANGMPGGPDNPLGARALYLYEDGHDTIYRIHGTPEPWTIGLDVSSGCIRMNNGDIIDLHSRIKVGAKVIVLMQGAALYKGV; this is encoded by the coding sequence ATGACCAGACGCACAAAGACGAGGTTCGGCACCGACGAGCGGGCGACGGGAACTGGCGGCAAGCATGCGGCGGGCCTGGCGGTTGTGCTGGCGCTGGGGCTGGCGTTTTCCACCTTGGCAGCGCTTGCCGCGGGAACGCAGGTCTACGATCCCAAGACGCGGCAGTGGACGGATTACAATCGCACCAAGGCCTACCAGTACTACAAGCTTCACAAGCAGGTGCCGGAATCCTTTCGCCCGCAGGTGGTCAAGTTCCGCACCGCCGAGCAGCCCGGCACCATCATCATCGACGGCAACCAGCACTTCCTCTATCTCGTCCAGCCCGGCCAGCAGGCGATCCGCTACGGCATCGGCGTGGGCAGGGAGGGCTTCGGATGGGCCGGCATCGTCAAGGTCGGGCGCATGGCGGAGTGGCCGACCTGGACACCGCCGGCCGAAATGGTTGCCCGGGATCCCAAAGCCCGGCCCTGGGCCAATGGCATGCCCGGTGGGCCCGACAATCCGCTCGGCGCGCGAGCGCTCTACCTCTATGAAGACGGCCACGACACCATCTACCGCATCCACGGCACGCCCGAACCGTGGACCATTGGCCTGGACGTGTCTTCCGGATGCATCCGCATGAACAATGGCGACATCATCGATCTGCATTCCCGCATCAAGGTCGGGGCGAAAGTGATCGTGCTGATGCAGGGCGCGGCGCTCTACAAGGGTGTGTGA
- a CDS encoding ABC transporter substrate-binding protein: MADLVKLAWKVAVVASALVLGGIPSHAADLVIAMPNWSSGQATANILKVSLKKEFGLDADVVEMGTMIAFAGLDSGQVDIHPEVWLPNLDTLVKKYVTQAGTVAISPIGVPAWQGICANKTAADKYGFKDISDLGDPKKTEALDTDGDGKGEMWIGAQTWSSTTIERIRANSYGYAKNLTLLEMPEDVGMAAVDAAEASDRPMVFACYAPHVVFKLHDIVRLTEPPYDAAKWKIVLPTEDPQWLSKSHAAVGWDTAHYHIAYATSLRKKHPEVVRFLERVDFKPEEAIEMSYALQVERQAPSAYAEQWVARNEARVEGWAKQ; encoded by the coding sequence ATGGCCGATTTGGTGAAACTGGCATGGAAAGTGGCGGTGGTTGCCTCGGCGCTTGTGCTCGGCGGCATTCCCTCGCACGCTGCCGACCTGGTTATTGCAATGCCGAACTGGTCGTCGGGCCAGGCGACGGCCAACATCCTGAAGGTGAGTCTCAAGAAGGAGTTCGGGCTCGATGCGGATGTGGTGGAGATGGGCACCATGATCGCTTTCGCTGGTCTTGACTCCGGCCAGGTCGACATCCATCCGGAGGTCTGGCTGCCGAACCTCGATACCTTGGTCAAGAAGTATGTCACCCAGGCTGGAACGGTCGCGATCAGCCCGATCGGCGTTCCGGCCTGGCAGGGGATTTGCGCCAACAAGACAGCGGCCGACAAATACGGCTTCAAGGACATTTCCGACCTCGGTGATCCGAAGAAGACCGAGGCGCTCGACACGGACGGAGACGGCAAGGGCGAGATGTGGATTGGCGCCCAGACATGGTCGTCGACCACCATCGAGCGCATCCGCGCCAACAGCTACGGCTATGCCAAGAACCTGACGCTGCTCGAAATGCCGGAAGATGTCGGCATGGCGGCTGTCGATGCGGCGGAGGCCTCGGACCGGCCGATGGTCTTCGCTTGCTATGCGCCGCATGTGGTCTTCAAATTGCACGACATCGTGCGCCTGACGGAGCCACCATACGATGCCGCCAAATGGAAGATCGTCCTGCCGACGGAAGACCCGCAATGGCTTTCGAAATCGCACGCCGCCGTTGGCTGGGACACGGCCCACTACCACATCGCCTACGCGACCTCGTTGCGCAAGAAACATCCGGAGGTGGTTCGCTTCCTGGAGCGCGTCGACTTCAAGCCGGAGGAGGCGATCGAGATGAGCTACGCGCTTCAGGTCGAGCGGCAGGCGCCCTCTGCCTACGCCGAGCAATGGGTGGCCAGGAACGAGGCGCGCGTCGAAGGATGGGCCAAGCAATGA
- the glmS gene encoding glutamine--fructose-6-phosphate transaminase (isomerizing) — protein MCGIVGIVGHSQVAPLIVDALKRLEYRGYDSAGVATIEKGELGRRRAEGKLINLERRLKDEPLEGTIGIGHTRWATHGVPNETNAHPHFSDGVAIVHNGIIENFAELRDELIRDGYSFSSQTDTEVVAHLVARELAKGRKPVEAAHQALKRLEGAFALAIMFKGDEDLIVGARNGPPLAVGHGDGEMFLGSDAIALAPFTNSITYLEDGDWAVVRRDSVAIFDIDGRQVERKRQQSLSTSFMVDKGNRRHFMEKEIHEQPEVISHTLAHYVDFVSGVSKPLDLPFDFAKIGRLAISACGTAYLAGLIGKYWFERYARLPVDIDVASEFRYREMPLSANDAAFFISQSGETADTLASLRYCRKAGMKIGAVVNVRESTMARESDVVLPTLAGPEIGVASTKAFTCQLSVLASLAVRAGVARGTISKDEEKTLVRALSEAPRYANQVLKLEEQIDRIARDLSRYSDVLYLGRDTNFPLAMEGALKLKEISYIHAEGYAAGELKHGPIALIDENMPVIVIAPHDRIFEKTVSNMQEVAARGGKIILITDSKGAAQASVKTMETIILPDVPEIISPIIYALPIQMLAYFTAVFMGTDVDQPRNLAKSVTVE, from the coding sequence ATGTGCGGTATCGTTGGAATCGTCGGCCACTCGCAGGTTGCGCCGCTCATCGTCGACGCGCTGAAGCGGCTCGAATATCGCGGTTATGACTCGGCCGGCGTGGCCACCATCGAGAAGGGTGAGCTTGGCCGCCGGCGCGCCGAGGGCAAGCTGATCAACCTCGAACGCCGGCTCAAGGACGAGCCGCTCGAGGGCACGATCGGCATCGGCCACACGCGCTGGGCGACCCATGGCGTGCCCAACGAGACCAATGCGCATCCGCATTTTTCCGACGGTGTCGCCATCGTCCACAACGGCATCATCGAGAATTTCGCCGAGCTGCGCGATGAGTTGATCCGCGACGGCTATTCCTTCTCCTCGCAGACCGACACCGAGGTCGTCGCCCATCTGGTGGCGCGCGAACTGGCCAAGGGGCGCAAGCCCGTCGAGGCGGCGCACCAGGCGCTGAAGCGGCTCGAAGGCGCCTTTGCGCTGGCCATCATGTTCAAGGGCGACGAAGACCTGATCGTCGGCGCCCGCAACGGCCCGCCACTGGCCGTCGGCCATGGCGACGGCGAGATGTTCCTGGGCTCCGACGCCATTGCGCTGGCGCCCTTCACCAATTCCATCACCTATCTCGAGGACGGCGACTGGGCGGTGGTGCGCCGCGACAGCGTCGCCATCTTCGACATTGACGGCAGACAAGTCGAGCGCAAGCGCCAGCAGTCGCTGTCGACCTCCTTCATGGTCGACAAGGGCAACCGGCGCCATTTCATGGAGAAGGAGATCCATGAGCAGCCCGAGGTGATCTCGCACACGCTGGCGCATTATGTCGATTTCGTCTCCGGCGTCTCCAAACCGCTCGACCTGCCGTTCGACTTCGCCAAGATCGGCCGGCTGGCGATCTCGGCCTGCGGCACCGCCTATCTCGCCGGCCTGATCGGCAAATACTGGTTCGAGCGCTATGCGCGGCTGCCGGTCGACATCGATGTCGCCTCGGAGTTCCGCTACCGCGAGATGCCGCTGTCGGCCAACGATGCCGCCTTCTTCATCTCGCAGTCGGGCGAGACCGCCGACACGCTGGCCTCGCTGCGCTACTGCCGCAAGGCCGGCATGAAGATCGGCGCCGTCGTCAATGTTCGGGAATCGACCATGGCGCGCGAATCCGATGTCGTGCTGCCGACACTTGCCGGACCGGAGATCGGCGTCGCCTCGACCAAGGCCTTCACCTGCCAGCTCTCGGTGCTGGCATCGCTTGCGGTGCGGGCCGGCGTGGCACGCGGCACGATTTCGAAGGATGAGGAGAAAACCCTGGTGCGGGCGCTTTCGGAAGCGCCGCGCTATGCCAACCAGGTGCTCAAGCTCGAAGAGCAGATCGATCGCATCGCGCGGGACCTGTCACGCTACTCCGATGTGCTCTATCTCGGCCGCGACACCAATTTCCCGCTGGCCATGGAAGGCGCGCTGAAGCTCAAGGAAATCTCCTACATCCATGCCGAAGGCTATGCGGCGGGCGAGCTGAAGCACGGGCCGATCGCGCTGATCGACGAGAACATGCCGGTCATCGTGATCGCGCCGCATGACCGCATCTTCGAGAAGACCGTGTCCAACATGCAGGAAGTGGCGGCGCGCGGCGGCAAGATCATCCTGATCACGGACAGCAAGGGGGCGGCACAGGCGAGCGTGAAGACGATGGAGACGATCATCCTGCCGGATGTGCCCGAAATCATCTCGCCGATCATCTATGCGCTGCCGATCCAGATGCTGGCCTATTTCACCGCCGTCTTCATGGGCACCGACGTCGACCAGCCCCGCAACCTGGCGAAATCGGTCACGGTGGAGTGA